In Paenarthrobacter sp. GOM3, a single window of DNA contains:
- a CDS encoding OmpA/MotB family protein — protein MRSRRRRGAQPEEHQVDERWMASYMDMVTVLMCMFIVLFAMSSVDQDKFEKLRNSLATGFGSQISQKVDTATGVVVPAELAASDGEGFSALDLAIKEADKLTALEHEMKAKLDAQGLGKNVQFDVGERGLSVKLVGSQTFFQPDMPDLTNRALEILKTIAPTVVGSGLEVMVEGHAAKGITAYASTWELSAARSVNVLRYFVDDAGMPAGRIGAVAFGAARQVTDDSTEELMELNRRVDVVLLSSSPEDVRALIPGAIEAQTKESAAAAKAAK, from the coding sequence ATGAGGTCCCGCAGGAGACGGGGCGCCCAGCCCGAGGAGCACCAAGTCGACGAACGCTGGATGGCCTCCTACATGGACATGGTCACGGTGCTGATGTGCATGTTCATTGTCCTGTTCGCCATGTCTTCGGTGGACCAGGACAAGTTTGAGAAGCTGCGCAATTCGCTGGCTACGGGCTTTGGTTCGCAGATCAGCCAGAAAGTGGACACGGCTACCGGCGTTGTGGTCCCGGCGGAGCTCGCTGCTTCCGACGGCGAAGGTTTCTCGGCGCTGGATTTGGCCATCAAGGAAGCGGACAAGCTCACTGCCCTTGAACATGAAATGAAAGCCAAACTCGATGCCCAGGGCCTGGGCAAGAACGTGCAGTTCGACGTCGGCGAGCGGGGACTGTCCGTGAAGCTGGTGGGCTCGCAGACGTTCTTCCAGCCTGACATGCCGGACCTGACCAACCGTGCCCTCGAGATCCTGAAGACCATCGCACCAACCGTGGTGGGATCCGGGCTCGAAGTGATGGTGGAGGGCCACGCGGCCAAGGGAATCACTGCCTACGCTTCCACTTGGGAGCTCTCGGCCGCGCGTTCAGTGAACGTCCTGCGCTACTTTGTGGACGACGCCGGCATGCCGGCTGGCCGGATCGGCGCAGTGGCTTTTGGTGCCGCGCGCCAGGTGACGGACGACTCCACCGAGGAGCTCATGGAGCTGAACCGCCGCGTGGACGTGGTGTTGTTGTCCTCCAGCCCGGAGGATGTGCGTGCGCTGATTCCCGGCGCGATCGAAGCCCAAACCAAGGAATCAGCGGCCGCCGCGAAAGCCGCGAAGTAG
- a CDS encoding flagellar motor switch protein FliM, whose amino-acid sequence MGEQEDRAAARQRTVDVYDFRRPTTLPRQHSRVLEVAFETFARQWGTQLTAKVRLKSTATLEQLSMQSYDEYSASLPSVTSMVLCRIDGSESRLVIQFPATAALSWLSRMLGGSTETAVPERKFTQIEHALVSRMVEEVLEDLRYSLGNLLTQAVVMDGIQYNSQFAQAAAPSELMIVASFSVNVGETQCAATLAVPADVLLSRLGDVNPTVHSVDNEALVRTQLAQVPVDVAVQLTAAPVTPAQILGLAVGDVLPLPHLENRPFDVTINGTRLATAAAARNGSRAAAVIVTTEEHQR is encoded by the coding sequence GTGGGAGAACAGGAAGATCGCGCGGCGGCACGCCAGCGCACCGTGGATGTCTACGACTTCCGTCGACCCACCACCTTGCCGCGCCAGCATAGCCGGGTCCTGGAAGTGGCTTTCGAAACGTTTGCCCGGCAGTGGGGTACGCAGCTCACGGCCAAGGTCCGGTTGAAGTCCACGGCCACGCTGGAACAACTGAGCATGCAGAGCTACGACGAATACTCAGCGTCCCTCCCGTCGGTCACGTCCATGGTGCTCTGCAGGATCGACGGCAGCGAATCCCGCCTGGTCATCCAGTTCCCTGCAACGGCCGCCCTGTCGTGGCTGAGCCGGATGCTCGGGGGATCAACGGAAACCGCCGTGCCGGAGCGGAAGTTCACGCAGATCGAGCATGCGCTGGTTTCCCGGATGGTGGAGGAAGTGCTGGAGGATCTCCGGTATTCGCTGGGCAATCTCCTGACGCAGGCCGTGGTGATGGACGGCATCCAGTACAACTCGCAGTTCGCCCAGGCAGCCGCACCTTCCGAGCTCATGATCGTGGCGTCTTTCAGCGTCAACGTGGGTGAAACCCAGTGCGCGGCCACTCTGGCAGTTCCTGCCGACGTGCTGCTGTCCAGGCTGGGCGATGTGAACCCTACAGTCCACAGCGTGGACAACGAAGCGCTGGTCCGCACCCAGCTCGCGCAGGTACCTGTGGATGTTGCCGTCCAGTTGACCGCCGCTCCGGTGACGCCCGCGCAGATCCTGGGTCTCGCCGTCGGGGATGTCCTGCCGCTGCCGCACCTTGAGAACCGGCCGTTCGATGTCACCATCAACGGCACCCGCCTGGCCACCGCCGCGGCCGCCCGC